From Halalkalicoccus sp. CG83, one genomic window encodes:
- a CDS encoding DUF790 family protein: MLTKDLLRVSRAGGGYRLSFAGREHRPLAAKVLGAFREHVGKPRSELEEALEALEREAEDFKLVRGLAKLVERDCTFETRSPVEPRRARRAAFEAAEALSVASEADRHEALSRAGEAIGVDGEAVAKSLYADREERQVLVAAGERFDPDSLLAQYDLSLAQTALFDATEVRVRSSDPRRLVSATKRLGLLYELRRTDRGRELVVTGPDALFRATRRYGTRFARLLRAVVEAGEWELVATIDDRGTERVLEISDADPIRPPDAEPVVEVSYDSGVERDFAARFSALDLDWELVREPEPLEVGASVMIPDFAFDYLHTEFRVFFEIMGFWTPEYVEKKLSQLENVEDVELLVAVDESLGAGEAIEARDHRAIPYSGRVRVKDVRDALRRYEDELVAASAASLPAELVPEEEVLTIAALAARHGVSEAALADVTFPDHERIGRTLVRPAVLDRLADALEPGQSLAEAEAVLEEAGIHETSTALSALGYRVEWTGLSGGTIRSKDAG; the protein is encoded by the coding sequence GTGCTGACGAAGGACCTGCTTCGCGTCTCGCGGGCGGGCGGGGGCTACCGCCTGTCGTTCGCGGGTCGCGAACACCGCCCGCTGGCCGCGAAGGTGCTCGGCGCCTTTCGCGAGCACGTCGGCAAGCCCCGAAGCGAGCTCGAGGAGGCGCTCGAAGCGCTCGAGCGGGAGGCGGAGGACTTCAAGCTCGTCCGCGGGCTCGCGAAGCTGGTCGAACGCGACTGCACGTTCGAGACGCGCTCGCCGGTCGAGCCCCGGCGAGCGCGTCGGGCGGCGTTCGAGGCCGCCGAGGCCCTCTCCGTCGCGAGCGAGGCCGACCGCCACGAGGCGCTCTCACGGGCGGGCGAGGCGATAGGCGTCGACGGCGAGGCGGTCGCGAAGTCGCTCTACGCCGACCGCGAGGAACGACAGGTGCTCGTCGCCGCCGGCGAGCGCTTCGATCCCGACTCGCTGCTCGCCCAGTACGACCTCTCGCTCGCCCAGACCGCGCTGTTCGACGCCACGGAGGTGCGCGTCCGCAGCAGCGACCCTCGACGACTGGTCTCGGCGACCAAACGGCTGGGACTGCTCTACGAGCTGCGACGGACCGATCGGGGTCGCGAGCTCGTCGTCACCGGCCCGGACGCCCTCTTTCGAGCGACCCGGCGATACGGCACGCGCTTCGCCCGCCTGCTTCGCGCGGTCGTCGAGGCGGGCGAGTGGGAGCTCGTCGCGACGATCGACGACCGCGGGACCGAACGAGTTCTGGAGATCTCTGACGCCGATCCGATCCGGCCGCCCGACGCCGAACCCGTCGTCGAGGTCAGCTACGACAGCGGCGTCGAGCGCGACTTCGCCGCCCGCTTCTCGGCGCTGGATCTCGACTGGGAGCTCGTCCGCGAGCCCGAGCCCCTCGAGGTCGGCGCGAGCGTGATGATCCCCGACTTCGCGTTCGACTATCTCCATACCGAGTTCCGCGTCTTCTTCGAGATCATGGGCTTCTGGACCCCCGAGTACGTCGAGAAGAAGCTCTCCCAGCTCGAGAACGTCGAGGACGTCGAGCTGCTGGTCGCCGTCGACGAGAGCCTCGGCGCCGGCGAGGCGATCGAGGCGCGAGACCACCGCGCGATCCCCTACTCGGGGCGCGTCCGGGTCAAGGACGTCCGCGACGCGCTTCGCCGCTACGAGGACGAACTCGTCGCCGCGAGCGCGGCGTCGCTACCCGCCGAACTCGTACCGGAGGAGGAGGTCCTCACGATCGCGGCGCTCGCGGCCCGCCACGGCGTGAGCGAGGCCGCGCTCGCGGACGTCACGTTCCCCGACCACGAGCGGATCGGTCGAACGCTCGTCCGGCCCGCGGTGCTCGACCGGCTCGCGGACGCCCTCGAACCGGGCCAGTCGCTCGCCGAGGCCGAGGCGGTCCTCGAGGAGGCCGGCATCCACGAGACCAGCACCGCCCTCTCCGCGCTCGGCTACCGCGTGGAATGGACGGGACTCTCCGGCGGGACGATCCGCTCGAAGGACGCGGGATGA